From the Musa acuminata AAA Group cultivar baxijiao chromosome BXJ1-2, Cavendish_Baxijiao_AAA, whole genome shotgun sequence genome, one window contains:
- the LOC135607122 gene encoding RNA-binding KH domain-containing protein RCF3-like — MERSRSKRSYHYDPDAHSQSPPPRSKPRYDGGGGGHHRRGNHHRRSGDRRGPPPPPPPPPPPPPPALPSSSAPSPSHKAQDGSPHPGAVTTFFRILCPDAKVGGVIGKYGSIIKAFRQDTGAWINVHQLAPDDDERIIETSDDRRREPDGRPPQYSPAEEALLLIHERIVDADFEFGGGNEEGYGGGGWGGGVRDRGRLTTRLVVPRSHVGCLLGKGGKIIEQMRNETKTHIRILPRDQYTPRCVSDTEEIVQVVGEGNCVKKAVAIILSRLKESLHRDRGPFRGRVYSPERYDEFVNNTQHISAVEESYLASRSSSGLDRARNNSYGSLPPGYSFDSDGNPVNDHSQAFPCEDLVFRILCPHDKVERVIGVTDGIIEMLRADIGVDVSVADPIPGSDECIITITSEEGPDDDLFPAQEALLHIQTHIVDLGPDKDNIITTRLLVPASEVALLEGMDGSLSNIRRLTCANIQILPKEDLPPCAMEADELVQIVGEIRAARNALVQVTAKLRDYLYRDNSVPRDALPPSISAPVHAVTGTGRDSNSPVKVSTSEAYQGGDPQAEVYQSIHATIGTWLPKDSGGCPSGSSEQKESNASDEVRPSSVRRFNVPLVTKSTLEVIIPEHAVPSLIMRSGSKLAQISEISGAAVTLIEDRPEQTGKIVQISGSPEQAEKAQSLLLGFILSTQDDIPSNQSK, encoded by the exons ATGGAGCGATCGCGGTCCAAGAGGAGTTATCACTACGACCCCGACGCCCACTCCCAAAGCCCTCCCCCTCGATCCAAACCCCGCtatgacggcggcggcggcggccatcaCCGACGCGGCAACCACCACCGGCGCAGCGGCGACCGGCGTGGCCCGCCCCCGCCCCCGCCTCCCCCTCCACCCCCGCCCCCGCCGGCGCTCCCCTCCTCCTCCGCACCCTCCCCCTCCCACAAGGCCCAGGACGGCTCCCCCCACCCCGGTGCTGTCACCACCTTCTTCCGCATTCTCTGCCCCGACGCCAAAGTCGGCGGCGTCATCGGCAAGTACGGCAGCATCATCAAGGCCTTCCGGCAGGACACCGGAGCGTGGATCAACGTCCACCAGCTGGCCCCCGACGATGACGAACGGATCATCGAGACGTCGGACGACCGGAGGCGGGAGCCCGACGGCCGCCCGCCCCAGTACTCGCCGGCGGAGGAGGCGTTGCTGCTGATCCACGAGAGGATTGTGGATGCAGACTTCGAGTTCGGTGGTGGAAACGAGGAGGGATACGGCGGTGGAGGGTGGGGAGGTGGGGTGAGGGATCGAGGGAGGCTGACGACCAGGCTGGTGGTGCCGAGGTCCCATGTGGGGTGCTTGTTGGGCAAGGGGGGGAAGATTATCGAGCAGATGAGAAATGAGACCAAAACCCACATCCGGATCTTGCCACGGGATCAGTACACACCTCGATGCGTCTCGGACACCGAGGAGATAGTTCAG GTTGTTGGAGAGGGCAATTGTGTGAAGAAAGCTGTAGCAATTATTTTATCTCGTTTAAAGGAGAGCTTGCATCGTGATCGTGGTCCCTTCCGTGGACGAGTGTATTCACCAGAGCGCTATGATGAGTTTGTAAACAACACACAACATATATCAGCTGTTGAAGAATCTTATTTGGCTTCACGTTCTTCATCTGGATTAGATAGAGCAAGAAATAACTCATATGGTTCGCTCCCACCTGGATACTCATTTGATTCAGATGGAAATCCCGTGAATGACCACTCGCAGGCATTTCCCTGTGAGGACCTTGTATTTCGTATTCTTTGCCCCCATGACAAAGTCGAGAGAGTTATTGGAGTAACTGATGGAATCATTGAAATGCTGCGAGCTGATATAGGCGTGGACGTGAGTGTTGCTGATCCTATACCAGGTTCAGATGAATGCATCATAACTATTACTTCAGAAGAG GGGCCAGATGATGACCTTTTTCCAGCTCAGGAAGCTTTGTTGCATATCCAAACTCACATAGTAGACCTTGGTCCTGATAAGGATAACATCATAACAACAAGGCTTCTTGTTCCAGCAAGTGAAGTTGCTTTGCTGGAGGGGATGGATGGGTCACTGTCGAATATACGAAGATTGACCTGTGCCAATATACAGATATTGCCAAAAGAAGACCTTCCTCCTTGTGCAATGGAGGCTGATGAACTTGTACAG ATTGTAGGGGAGATCAGAGCAGCGAGAAATGCTCTTGTTCAGGTGACTGCAAAGCTACGTGATTATCTTTACCGTGATAATTCTGTACCAAGGGATGCATTGCCACCTTCAATCTCTGCCCCAGTCCATGCTGTTACCGGTACTGGACGGGATTCTAATTCTCCTGTCAAAGTATCAACCAGTGAAGCCTATCAAGGAGGTGATCCTCAAGCAGAAGTCTATCAAAGTATTCATGCTACAATAGGTACCTGGCTGCCAAag GACTCTGGAGGTTGTCCAAGTGGATCATCTGAACAGAAAGAGAGCAATGCCAGTGATGAAGTGAGGCCAAGTAGTGTGAGAAG ATTTAATGTCCCTCTGGTCACCAAGAGTACGTTGGAAGTTATCATACCAGAGCATGCAGTTCCAAGTCTAATTATGAGATCAGGGAGCAAGCTTGCTCAGATCAGTGAA ATATCTGGAGCAGCTGTTACGCTCATCGAAGATAGACCAGAGCAGACTGGAAAGATTGTTCAAATATCTGGAAGTCCGGAGCAGGCTGAGAAAGCCCAGAGTCTGCTTTTGGGATTTATATTAAGCA CTCAAGACGATATCCCTTCAAATCAATCGAAGTAA
- the LOC103975477 gene encoding uncharacterized protein LOC103975477 isoform X1: MAAQLIHLRFPPRPLHSLSVPLRCVGRDYKVYTRLAARRLTAKWFPKLRYALEEECVSCDVENSRGSNMLDGTTNSSNDMDDFEGQLKNLFLEVRAKLEMGNKDDAVYLLQANFEAVKEQINAGFKGIEQAAILDTLALGYMGMGDFRTVEHLLNMQLKDIVGELHDDIPLMDSILMHMGSMCNTMGKFEEAICLYARGIKIIEQEFGTYSPFLITPLMGMAKALGFTGRVSEAVTLYHRAIDILENARGTENEDLVIPLSALGNLFISEGKATNAEDCFKRILDIYRKIYGEDNGKVGMAMCSLSHAVCAKGNINEAISMYKSGLQVIKDAKYMAVNDDLLEKMRTDLAELLHVAGREQESRELLEECLLISEKHKGLEHPSSVTHVLNIAMSHSRSKNFAEAERLLRTCWHIMLRTVGPKDQSITVPMLHLAVTLYNLDRDEEAERLALEVVRIREDAFGKESLPVGEALDCLVSIQMRLGKDDNDVLATLKRVLNIQEKEMGFESEEALTTLKKVVFYLDKMGKRDEKLPLQRRLSLLRRKYKQKVSV; this comes from the exons ATGGCCGCTCAGCTCATCCATCTCCGTTTCCCTCCGCGACCGCTCCATAG TTTGTCGGTTCCTCTGCGATGCGTAGGACGCGATTACAAGGTCTACACGAGGCTTGCGGCCCGACGCTTAACTGCAAAATGGTTCCCCAAGCTGCGGTACGCTTTGGAAGAAGAGTGTGTTTCCTGCGATGTGGAAAATTCGCGGGG GTCAAATATGCTTGATGGTACAACTAACTCTTCGAATGACATGGATGATTTTGAGGGACAGCTTAAAAATTTATTTCTTGAAGTCAGAGCGAAGCTTGAGATGGGGAATAAAGATGATGCTGTGTATCTACTTCAAGCAAATTTTGAAGCAGTAAAAGAGCAGATAAATGCTGGTTTTAAAGGTATAGAACAAGCTGCTATTCTTGACACCCTAGCTTTGGGATACATGGGCATGGGCGATTTTAGAACTGTTGAGCATCTGCTAAATATG CAGCTgaaagatatagttggtgaacTGCATGATGACATACCATTGATGGATTCGATATTGATGCACATGGGAAGTATGTGTAACACTATGGGGAAGTTTGAGGAAGCAATTTGTTTATATGCAAGAGGTATCAAAATCATAGAGCAAGAGTTTG GAACCTACAGTCCTTTTCTCATAACACCTCTTATGGGAATGGCAAAAGCCTTGGGATTTACTGGAAGAGTCTCTGAAGCTGTAACACTTTATCATCGGGCTATTGATATCTTGGAGAATGCAAGAGGCACTGAAAATGAAGATCTTGTGATTCCTTTATCTGCTCTTGGTAATCTTTTTATCAGTGAAGGGAAGGCAACAAATGCTGAAGATTGTTTTAAGAG AATTTTAGATATATACAGAAAAATATATGGAGAAGATAATGGAAAGGTGGGAATGGCTATGTGCTCCTTGTCACATGCTGTGTGTGCAAAGG GAAATATTAATGAAGCAATTTCTATGTATAAAAGTGGTCTCCAAGTAATTAAAGATGCAAAGTATATGGCTGTAAATGATGACTTACTTGAGAAAATGAGGACTGATTTGGCAGAACTGCTTCATGTTGCaggaag GGAGCAGGAGAGCAGAGAATTACTTGAGGAATGTTTGCTTATATCTGAAAAGCACAAAGGGTTAGAACATCCTAGTTCAGTGACTCACGTTCTAAACATTGCCATGTCACATTCTCGTTCCAAAAATTTTGCTGAGGCAGAACGCTTGCTAAGGACATGTTGGCACATTATGTTGAGAACAGTAGGCCCAAAGGATCAGTCAATTACGGTCCCTATGTTACACCTTGCAGTCACATTATACAATTTGGATAGAGATGAAGAAGCTGAGCGACTCGCTCTAGAAGTAGTGCGCATCCGTGAGGATGCATTTGGAAAGGAATCTCTTCCAGTAG GTGAAGCCCTTGATTGCCTAGTGTCCATTCAGATGAGACTAGGAAAGGATGATAACGACGTGTTGGCAACACTGAAAAGAGTGTTGAACATTCAAGAGAAAGAGATGGGTTTTGAGAGTGAAGAGGCTTTGACAACCTTAAAAAAGGTTGTCTTTTATTTGGATAAAATGGGAAAGAGGGATGAGAAATTGCCTCTTCAGAGAAGATTGTCCTTGCTCAGAAGAAAATACAAGCAGAAAGTTTCGGTTTAA
- the LOC103975477 gene encoding uncharacterized protein LOC103975477 isoform X2 — translation MAAQLIHLRFPPRPLHSLSVPLRCVGRDYKVYTRLAARRLTAKWFPKLRYALEEECVSCDVENSRGSNMLDGTTNSSNDMDDFEGQLKNLFLEVRAKLEMGNKDDAVYLLQANFEAVKEQINAGFKGIEQAAILDTLALGYMGMGDFRTVEHLLNMLKDIVGELHDDIPLMDSILMHMGSMCNTMGKFEEAICLYARGIKIIEQEFGTYSPFLITPLMGMAKALGFTGRVSEAVTLYHRAIDILENARGTENEDLVIPLSALGNLFISEGKATNAEDCFKRILDIYRKIYGEDNGKVGMAMCSLSHAVCAKGNINEAISMYKSGLQVIKDAKYMAVNDDLLEKMRTDLAELLHVAGREQESRELLEECLLISEKHKGLEHPSSVTHVLNIAMSHSRSKNFAEAERLLRTCWHIMLRTVGPKDQSITVPMLHLAVTLYNLDRDEEAERLALEVVRIREDAFGKESLPVGEALDCLVSIQMRLGKDDNDVLATLKRVLNIQEKEMGFESEEALTTLKKVVFYLDKMGKRDEKLPLQRRLSLLRRKYKQKVSV, via the exons ATGGCCGCTCAGCTCATCCATCTCCGTTTCCCTCCGCGACCGCTCCATAG TTTGTCGGTTCCTCTGCGATGCGTAGGACGCGATTACAAGGTCTACACGAGGCTTGCGGCCCGACGCTTAACTGCAAAATGGTTCCCCAAGCTGCGGTACGCTTTGGAAGAAGAGTGTGTTTCCTGCGATGTGGAAAATTCGCGGGG GTCAAATATGCTTGATGGTACAACTAACTCTTCGAATGACATGGATGATTTTGAGGGACAGCTTAAAAATTTATTTCTTGAAGTCAGAGCGAAGCTTGAGATGGGGAATAAAGATGATGCTGTGTATCTACTTCAAGCAAATTTTGAAGCAGTAAAAGAGCAGATAAATGCTGGTTTTAAAGGTATAGAACAAGCTGCTATTCTTGACACCCTAGCTTTGGGATACATGGGCATGGGCGATTTTAGAACTGTTGAGCATCTGCTAAATATG CTgaaagatatagttggtgaacTGCATGATGACATACCATTGATGGATTCGATATTGATGCACATGGGAAGTATGTGTAACACTATGGGGAAGTTTGAGGAAGCAATTTGTTTATATGCAAGAGGTATCAAAATCATAGAGCAAGAGTTTG GAACCTACAGTCCTTTTCTCATAACACCTCTTATGGGAATGGCAAAAGCCTTGGGATTTACTGGAAGAGTCTCTGAAGCTGTAACACTTTATCATCGGGCTATTGATATCTTGGAGAATGCAAGAGGCACTGAAAATGAAGATCTTGTGATTCCTTTATCTGCTCTTGGTAATCTTTTTATCAGTGAAGGGAAGGCAACAAATGCTGAAGATTGTTTTAAGAG AATTTTAGATATATACAGAAAAATATATGGAGAAGATAATGGAAAGGTGGGAATGGCTATGTGCTCCTTGTCACATGCTGTGTGTGCAAAGG GAAATATTAATGAAGCAATTTCTATGTATAAAAGTGGTCTCCAAGTAATTAAAGATGCAAAGTATATGGCTGTAAATGATGACTTACTTGAGAAAATGAGGACTGATTTGGCAGAACTGCTTCATGTTGCaggaag GGAGCAGGAGAGCAGAGAATTACTTGAGGAATGTTTGCTTATATCTGAAAAGCACAAAGGGTTAGAACATCCTAGTTCAGTGACTCACGTTCTAAACATTGCCATGTCACATTCTCGTTCCAAAAATTTTGCTGAGGCAGAACGCTTGCTAAGGACATGTTGGCACATTATGTTGAGAACAGTAGGCCCAAAGGATCAGTCAATTACGGTCCCTATGTTACACCTTGCAGTCACATTATACAATTTGGATAGAGATGAAGAAGCTGAGCGACTCGCTCTAGAAGTAGTGCGCATCCGTGAGGATGCATTTGGAAAGGAATCTCTTCCAGTAG GTGAAGCCCTTGATTGCCTAGTGTCCATTCAGATGAGACTAGGAAAGGATGATAACGACGTGTTGGCAACACTGAAAAGAGTGTTGAACATTCAAGAGAAAGAGATGGGTTTTGAGAGTGAAGAGGCTTTGACAACCTTAAAAAAGGTTGTCTTTTATTTGGATAAAATGGGAAAGAGGGATGAGAAATTGCCTCTTCAGAGAAGATTGTCCTTGCTCAGAAGAAAATACAAGCAGAAAGTTTCGGTTTAA
- the LOC135607152 gene encoding zinc finger protein CONSTANS-LIKE 1-like isoform X2: MFRVQLEERRELWELPSTCIHLSVAFLFLSSCYYIVLVVPAFLFFEFQPTRVGEMYAEQGLLLPYMLGFPQEVSGVDHHLLPFTACEDLVSTDLPNFDPYMGNLVQSSAISEYDLGGVGDLFKAPEPILEELLLALDPITDAMSVMSGYGSTVTEETIKIADMESIQNEDFLGDAFYDCQKDLFAKSAAGVLPEALDIAVAAVQTEENLAGERSSAEGFLPKSISFGCLSSVDCFNISSVESSFLGVNDMNLDAAFGMRRVYSEGDIQIEVKIEERREKLSRYRTKRKKRNYGRKIKYACRKALADSQPRIRGRFARMEDRYAKTE, from the exons ATGTTCCGAGTCCAATTAGAAGAAAGGAGAGAGCTCTGGGAGTTGCCCTCTACATGCATACATTTGTCTGTTgctttcctatttctttcttcttgttattATATTGTTCTTGTGGTTCCTGCTTTCTTGTTCTTCGAGTTCCAACCAACGAGGGTCGGAGAGATGTATGCGGAGCAAGGGTTGCTGCTGCCTTACATGTTGGGCTTTCCACAAGAAGTATCAGGAGTTGATCACCATCTCCTTCCATTTACAGCTTGTGAAGACTTGGTCTCCACAGACCTCCCTAATTTTGATCCCTACATG GGTAACCTGGTTCAGAGTTCTGCTATCTCAGAGTATGATCTGGGAGGAGTTGGAGATCTGTTCAAAGCTCCAGAACCCATTCTAGAGGAATTGTTACTTGCATTAGATCCAATAACTGATGCCATGTCAGTGATGTCTGGTTATGGAAGCACTGTAACAGAAGAAACAATAAAAATTGCAGATATGGAATCAATCCAAAATGAAGATTTTCTGGGTGATGCCTTCTATGACTGCCAAAAGGATCTTTTTGCAAAGTCTGCTGCAGGTGTACTTCCTGAGGCATTAGATATTGCAGTTGCTGCAGTGCAGACTGAAGAAAATTTAGCTGGAGAAAGGTCCTCTGCTGAGGGATTTTTACCAAAGAGTATCAGTTTCGGATGTCTAAGCTCAGTGGATTGTTTTAACATTTCCAGTGTTGAATCATCTTTTCTTGGTGTTAATGACATGAATCTTGATGCTGCATTTGGGATGAGGAGAGTATACAGTGAAGGAGATATACAG ATTGAGGTTAAGATTgaagaaagaagggaaaaactTTCCAGGTACAGGacgaaaaggaagaaaagaaactaTGGCAGAAAGATCAAG
- the LOC135607152 gene encoding uncharacterized protein LOC135607152 isoform X1 produces the protein MFRVQLEERRELWELPSTCIHLSVAFLFLSSCYYIVLVVPAFLFFEFQPTRVGEMYAEQGLLLPYMLGFPQEVSGVDHHLLPFTACEDLVSTDLPNFDPYMGNLVQSSAISEYDLGGVGDLFKAPEPILEELLLALDPITDAMSVMSGYGSTVTEETIKIADMESIQNEDFLGDAFYDCQKDLFAKSAAGVLPEALDIAVAAVQTEENLAGERSSAEGFLPKSISFGCLSSVDCFNISSVESSFLGVNDMNLDAAFGMRRVYSEGDIQILGIDNLVHGNMNIVPSSNLATIVDVKIEVKIEERREKLSRYRTKRKKRNYGRKIKYACRKALADSQPRIRGRFARMEDRYAKTE, from the exons ATGTTCCGAGTCCAATTAGAAGAAAGGAGAGAGCTCTGGGAGTTGCCCTCTACATGCATACATTTGTCTGTTgctttcctatttctttcttcttgttattATATTGTTCTTGTGGTTCCTGCTTTCTTGTTCTTCGAGTTCCAACCAACGAGGGTCGGAGAGATGTATGCGGAGCAAGGGTTGCTGCTGCCTTACATGTTGGGCTTTCCACAAGAAGTATCAGGAGTTGATCACCATCTCCTTCCATTTACAGCTTGTGAAGACTTGGTCTCCACAGACCTCCCTAATTTTGATCCCTACATG GGTAACCTGGTTCAGAGTTCTGCTATCTCAGAGTATGATCTGGGAGGAGTTGGAGATCTGTTCAAAGCTCCAGAACCCATTCTAGAGGAATTGTTACTTGCATTAGATCCAATAACTGATGCCATGTCAGTGATGTCTGGTTATGGAAGCACTGTAACAGAAGAAACAATAAAAATTGCAGATATGGAATCAATCCAAAATGAAGATTTTCTGGGTGATGCCTTCTATGACTGCCAAAAGGATCTTTTTGCAAAGTCTGCTGCAGGTGTACTTCCTGAGGCATTAGATATTGCAGTTGCTGCAGTGCAGACTGAAGAAAATTTAGCTGGAGAAAGGTCCTCTGCTGAGGGATTTTTACCAAAGAGTATCAGTTTCGGATGTCTAAGCTCAGTGGATTGTTTTAACATTTCCAGTGTTGAATCATCTTTTCTTGGTGTTAATGACATGAATCTTGATGCTGCATTTGGGATGAGGAGAGTATACAGTGAAGGAGATATACAG ATTCTTGGAATTGATAATTTAGTTCATGGTAACATGAACATTGTTCCTTCCTCTAATCTAGCAACCATTGTGGATGTCAAGATTGAGGTTAAGATTgaagaaagaagggaaaaactTTCCAGGTACAGGacgaaaaggaagaaaagaaactaTGGCAGAAAGATCAAG